In Phoenix dactylifera cultivar Barhee BC4 chromosome 11, palm_55x_up_171113_PBpolish2nd_filt_p, whole genome shotgun sequence, the following are encoded in one genomic region:
- the LOC103722446 gene encoding vascular-related unknown protein 1-like: MMEESIHSSLNRSLSSKEGAPSSEESGWTMYFEDFLASEKREEDGCSFSMGGGSSVISDAASCAAWKPLAGTEATKSCKKLRFKKRKAGGTLDDDPLEDTASSPVNSPKVSYLNHSDVQPREKADDHNKGIPQEEAVGCGNGLEIKSNIVNDLGFVEGTNECTELKKRGLCLVPLSIQWHDIEPST; this comes from the exons ATGATGGAGGAGTCAATCCATTCTTCTTTGAACAGGTCTCTCAGCTCCAAGGAAGGGGCACCCTCTTCTGAGGAAAGTGGTTGGACCATGTATTTTGAGGACTTCCTGGCATcagagaagagggaagaagatggtTGCTCTTTTAGCATGGGGGGAGGGTCTTCCGTCATATCTGATGCTGCTTCATGTGCTGCATGGAAGCCTTTGGCCGGCACCGAGGCCACGAAGAGCTGCAAGAAGCTCAGATTTAAGAAGAGGAAGGCCGGTGGTACCTTGGATGATGATCCTTTGGAAGATACTGCCAGCTCTCCGGTTAATAGTCCCAAG GTTAGTTATTTGAATCACTCGGATGTGCAACCAAGGGAAAAAGCTGATGATCATAATAAGGGGATTCCTCAG GAAGAAGCTGTTGGTTGTGGGAATGGCTTGGAGATCAAAAGTAATATTGTAAATGATTTGGGTTTTGTTGAGGGGACCAATGAATGTACAGAGCTGAAGAAAAGAGGGCTTTGCCTCGTTCCTTTGTCCAT CCAGTGGCATGATATTGAACCCTCAACTTGA